The Sesamum indicum cultivar Zhongzhi No. 13 linkage group LG1, S_indicum_v1.0, whole genome shotgun sequence genome includes a window with the following:
- the LOC105172628 gene encoding U-box domain-containing protein 33: MAMVEIPQPISGLRCPDIGLTNLSLRNSGGMRAEKETVEEVEPRTTSPPLKEDMMFVALGKDVKDSETVLAWALNNSRGMGICILHVHQPAQKLPMMGTKVPISLLEEHQVKAYHENERHEMNKILGKYIRICDQAGVQAEKVCIEMDSIEKGIVQLISKHGVKWLVMGAAANKFYSRKMKELKSKKAIHVRVEAPSFCHISFIWRGNLVHTRESKLNEINPEGESLLFQASPNTEAVQSLRSHSVAEGESQIKFPSSTRNYRRFRSDNLGMQLLVPSNVSGGLSPRSSLHPEGNSDWDGLFMKNSSVGSNFSTCSSSEINEDSSLVPLPSTKIVLQNNEDHHHSSMASSDIEGSMNDELYDQLEHFAVEAESCRKEAYEESIRRKKAEKDVIDTIRRAKASEIMYTEELRRRREIEEALARGKEETEKMKRDLDEIMEKLRVAQEQKFSLERQIADSDKMVEELEQKMFSAVELLQKYKMERDKLQVERDNALRTAEELREKQAEEASSSSVSQFFSEFSFLEIEEATSNFSQALQIGKGGYGSIYRGNLRHTQVAIKMLHPDSLQGPYEFQQEVNILSKLRHPYIVTLIGACPEAWALVYQYLPNGSLEDRLNCKNNTPPLSWKTRIRIAAELCSALIFLHSCQPQAIVHGDLKPANILLDENFVSKLSDFGICRALSQDEFSKNNTTLCCRTDPKGTFVYIDPEFLATGELTSKSDVYSFGIILLRLLTGRPALGITKEVQYALDKGNLKDLLDPTAGDWPFVQAKQLAYLAISCADMNRRHRPDLASEVWRVLEPMKVSCGVSSLRFGSDERYQIPAYFICPIFQEIMQDPVVAADGFTYESEALKGWLESGHDTSPMTNLQLPHRDLVPNHALRSAIQEWLQQA; the protein is encoded by the exons TGCCCGGATATTGGATTGACGAATCTAAGCCTGAGAAACAGCGGCGGCATGAGGGCTGAGAAGGAAACTGTGGAGGAAGTGGAGCCCAGAACGACGTCTCCGCCTCTCAAGGAGGATATGATGTTTGTGGCGTTAGGAAAAGATGTGAAGGATAGTGAGACTGTTTTAGCTTGGGCTTTGAATAATTCAAGAGGGATGGGAATTTGTATACTTCATGTTCACCAACCTGCCCAGAAACTACCCATGA TGGGTACTAAAGTTCCAATTAGCCTGTTGGAAGAACATCAAGTTAAAGCATATCATGAAAATGAGAGGCATGAGATGAATAAGATCCTCGGCAAGTATATTCGAATTTGTGACCAGGCAGGG GTTCAAGCAGAGAAAGTATGCATAGAAATGGACTCTATTGAGAAGGGAATAGTGCAGCTAATATCTAAGCATGGTGTCAAGTGGCTTGTCATGGGAGCGGCagctaataaattttattcaag AAAAATGAAGGAGCTTAAGTCTAAGAAAGCCATACATGTACGAGTAGAAGCACCTAGTTTCTGTCACATTTCATTTATATGGAGAGGAAACCTTGTACATACAAG GGAAAGcaaattgaatgaaattaaCCCAGAGGGAGAGTCTCTGCTGTTTCAAGCAAGTCCGAATACTGAAGCTGTTCAATCATTGAGATCACACTCAGTTGCAGAAGGGGAAAGTCAAATAAAGTTTCCAAGTTCAACACGGAATTACCGTAGGTTCAGGTCTGACAATCTCGGAATGCAACTTTTAGTACCATCCAATGTCTCTGGAGGACTATCTCCTAGGAGCAGTTTGCATCCAGAAGGAAATTCTGATTGGGACGGCCTattcatgaaaaattcttCAGTAGGTTCAAACTTTTCAACATGTTCATCCAGTGAAATAAATGAGGATTCGTCCTTAGTCCCCCTCCCAAGCACCAAGATAGTTCTGCAGAATAATGAAGATCATCATCATTCATCCATGGCATCCAGTGATATA GAAGGGAGCATGAATGATGAACTTTATGATCAGCTTGAGCACTTTGCAGTGGAAGCAGAAAGTTGCCGAAAAGAAGCATATGAGGAATCAATCAGGCGTAAGAAAGCTGAAAAGGATGTCATTGATACTATTCGCAGA gCTAAAGCATCTGAAATTATGTACACTGAGGAGCTAAGACGCAGAAGAGAAATTGAAGAAGCACTGGCAAGAGGTAAGGAAGAAACTGAGAAGATGAAGCGAGACCTAGATGAAATTATGGAAAAGCTCAGAGTTGCCCAAGAACAAAAATTCTCCCTGGAGCGTCAAATTGCGGATTCTGACAAGATGGTAGAGGAGTTAGAACAGAAAATGTTTTCCGCTGTTGAACTGTTGCAAAAGTACAAGATGgaaagagataaattgcaGGTTGAGCGTGATAATGCACTTAGGACGGCTGAGGAGCTGAGGGAAAAACAAGCTGAAGAGGCGTCAAGTTCATCTGTATCTCAGTTCTTTTCAGAATTCTCCTTTCTGGAAATTGAAGAGGCAACAAGCAACTTTAGCCAAGCCCTGCAGATTGGTAAAGGGGGTTATGGAAGTATCTATAGAGGGAACCTTCGACACACCCAAGTGGCTATAAAAATGCTACATCCAGATAGCTTGCAAGGTCCTTATGAATTTCAACAGGAG GTCAACATCCTGAGTAAGTTGAGGCATCCATATATTGTTACCCTGATAGGAGCCTGCCCAGAAGCTTGGGCTCTCGTCTATCAGTATCTTCCCAATGGAAGCCTTGAAGACCGACtcaattgcaaaaataatacacCCCCTTTGTCCTGGAAAACTCGAATCCGTATTGCTGCAGAGCTATGCTCCGCTCTCATCTTTTTGCATTCTTGCCAGCCCCAGGCAATTGTCCATGGCGACCTCAAGCCTGCAAATATTCTGCTTGACGAAAACTTTGTCAGCAAGCTCAGCGATTTCGGAATATGTCGAGCACTCTCTCAAGATGAGTTTTCGAAAAATAATACGACGCTGTGTTGCCGTACTGACCCTAAAGGAACCTTCGTATACATCGACCCTGAGTTCCTCGCGACAGGAGAGCTCACGTCAAAGTCTGATGTCTATTCGTTTggaattatattattaagacTATTAACTGGAAGACCTGCACTGGGGATAACCAAAGAAGTCCAATATGCATTAGATAAAGGGAATCTGAAAGATCTACTGGATCCAACTGCTGGGGACTGGCCTTTCGTGCAAGCAAAACAGTTGGCTTACCTAGCTATCAGCTGTGCTGACATGAATCGCAGACACCGTCCTGACCTTGCTTCTGAGGTCTGGAGGGTTCTTGAACCTATGAAAGTTTCATGTGGGGTTTCGTCCCTCCGCTTTGGTTCTGACGAGCGTTACCAGATTCCAGCCTATTTCATTTGTCCAATCTTCCAG GAAATCATGCAAGATCCCGTGGTTGCAGCTGACGGGTTTACTTATGAGTCAGAAGCTCTCAAGGGATGGCTCGAGAGTGGTCATGATACTTCACCTATGACCAACCTTCAGCTTCCACACCGTGATCTTGTGCCAAACCATGCTCTTAGATCTGCAATACAGGAGTGGCTGCAACAAGCTTGA